Proteins found in one Drosophila busckii strain San Diego stock center, stock number 13000-0081.31 chromosome 2R, ASM1175060v1, whole genome shotgun sequence genomic segment:
- the LOC108596523 gene encoding uncharacterized protein LOC108596523 isoform X3, giving the protein MAANREFFNEIINNIDDIFGQSQPVSFKANPIFKTEQGKYLADSLADPLIKALTEIANKRPKDPVAYLTGYLQNFMGERKPAVLVEKKRNGNTLANANSKLTNSRPAADFIEPDARSMNEDDEDGALAAQQLEERDEHGQSMLHFACARSHRRGALYTLIEESRIDLTYRDELYRTARDVALQANQPNNAVEIDRFIIAQAVLGDLEYFEQLALQGYDHILDIEDESGKVIMDVATERQHDTLVGFFNNLRTLEETREELHQTIRDKNMERLKELTAAPNAKWLIKTKNYYGRTALHIAVLKESEEMVQHLVQLSPEALKVTDNLERTVLHYALGTNFCESVSRILIQNGAKRTAKDLKGRQPSYYFINKADILRLQEEEDESR; this is encoded by the exons ATGGCGGCCAATCGTGAGTTCTTCAACGAGATTATCAACAATATCGATGATATATTTG GTCAGTCGCAGCCCGTGAGCTTCAAGGCCAATCCCATATTCAAAACGGAGCAGGGCAAATATCTAGCGGACT CTCTTGCTGATCCCTTAATCAAAGCGCTTACGGAAATCGCCAATAAGCGTCCCAAGGATCCAGTTGCCTATCTGACAGGCTACTTGCAGAATTTTATGGGCGAACGCAAGCCAGCTGTGTTGGTGGAGAAGAAGAGAAACGGCAACACGCTCGCCAATGCCAACTCAAAACTCACCAATAGTCGCCCAGCTGCTGACTTCATTGAGCCGGACGCACGCTCCATGAACGAGGACGACGAGGATGGCGCTTTGGCggcgcagcagctggaggagcgCGACGAACATGGCCAGAGCATGCTGCACTTTGCCTGCGCCCGTTCGCATAGGCGTGGCGCTCTCTACACGCTCATCGAGGAGTCGCGCATTGATCTCACCTACAGGGATGAGCTTTATCGCACAGCTCGCGATGTTGCACTCCAAGCTAATCAGCCCAACAATGCAGTGGAAATCGATCGCTTTATCATTGCTCAAGCAGTGCTGg GTGACCTGGAATACTTTGAGCAGTTGGCTCTGCAGGGCTATGATCATATACTGGATATAGAGGATGAAAGCGGCAAGGTTATTATGGATGTGGCCACTGAGCGCCAGCACGACACGCTCGTTGGCTTCTTCAACAATCTGCGTACGCTGGAAGAGACACGCGAGGAGCTGCATCAAACTATACGTGACAAGAATATGGAACGGCTCAAGGAGCTCACTGCAGCACCCAATGCCAAGTGGCTCATCAAGACCAAAAACTATTATG GTCGCACTGCTCTGCACATAGCTGTGCTGAAGGAGTCCGAGGAAATGGTGCAGCATCTGGTACAGCTCAGCCCAGAAGCACTCAAAGTGACAGACAAT CTGGAACGCACTGTGCTGCACTATGCACTGGGCACCAATTTCTGCGAGAGCGTGAGTCGCATATTGATTCAAAATGGTGCCAAGCGCACGGCGAAGGATCTCAAGGGTAGACAGCCGAGCTACTATTTCATCAACAAGGCGGACATACTGCGCCTGCAGGAGGAGGAGGACGAAAGCCGCTGA
- the LOC108595281 gene encoding putative inorganic phosphate cotransporter — MAAETNTGPFLGQRHVQTFLLFLSIVVNYMAKFNVGVAVVAMTNAESTNPNFPEYDWDEMERSYIISSFFWGYIMTQFLGGWLCRRFGARWTMFVSTIGSALLVLLVPFLVEWGGWQVYCGIRVGMGIFQGLMFPCVHAHLANWCPVSERNRLGALANTGLDCGTLLAMFVSGQVAASSMGWPGIFYISCGVGVLWCIGWMIFGADTPRQSKFISEAELNYIESSINANSKQKEEQAKESNQIPVPWKAILTSLPFWALFLVRCTQSWGYSTLQAEIPAYMNGVLLMDMKSNALYSALPYFASWLMAFVYILIADVLLTRGTLTITGIRKSFSSVASWLPAISLVGLSFLDSNQKTLAIVLMTASVGINAGATIGSALNTIDLSPNHAGILMGIVNTGANVVPILTPLLVGLVVKNDHDRVEWQVVFIISAVIFFLGNLFYIIFGRMVNQPWNAADFLDNQQAENSQEAGQARRASAKAIEARRNSSDSF, encoded by the exons ATGGCGGCGGAAACAAATACGG GCCCCTTTCTGGGTCAACGTCATGTGCAAACGTTCTTGCTCTTCCTGAGCATTGTGGTCAACTACATGGCCAAATTCAATGTTGGCGTTGCTGTGGTAGCCATGACCAATGCAGAGAGCACCAATCCCAATTTTCCG GAGTACGACTGGGATGAAATGGAGCGATCCTACATTATATCCAGTTTCTTTTGGGGCTACATTATGACGCAGTTTCTGGGCGGCTGGCTCTGCCGGCGCTTTGGTGCGCGCTGGACTATGTTTGTGTCCACCATCGGCTCGGccttgctggtgctgctggtgccgTTCCTTGTGGAGTGGGGCGGCTGGCAGGTGTATTGCGGCATACGCGTGGGCATGGGCATATTCCAGGGACTTATGTTTCCCTGTGTGCACGCGCACTTGGCAAACTGGTGTCCTGTGTCGGAGCGCAACAGGCTTGGCGCTTTAGCCAACACGGGCTTGGACTGCGGCACTTTGCTTGCTATGTTTGTGAGTGGGCAGGTGGCGGCGTCTAGCATGGGATGGCCGGGCATCTTTTACATATCTTGCGGCGTGGGTGTGCTCTGGTGCATAGGCTGGATGATCTTCGGCGCCGATACGCCGCGCCAGTCGAAGTTCATAAGCGAGGCGGAGCTGAACTACATAGAGTCCTCCATCAATGCgaacagcaagcaaaaggaGGAGCAGGCCAAGGAGTCAAATCAAATACCCGTGCCCTGGAAGGCTATACTAACGTCGCTGCCCTTCTGGGCGCTATTCCTGGTGCGTTGCACACAATCCTGGGGCTACTCCACGCTGCAGGCAGAGATTCCCGCCTACATGAACGGCGTGCTGCTGATGGACATGAAGAGCAATGCGCTGTACTCTGCCCTGCCCTACTTTGCCTCCTGGCTCATGGCCTTCGTCTACATACTAATCGCTGATGTGCTCCTCACACGCGGCACTTTAACAATCACTGGGATTCGCAAGTCGTTCAGCTCGGTGGCCTCTTGGCTGCCAGCTATCAGCTTGGTTGGTCTCAGCTTCCTGGACAGCAATCAGAAGACGCTGGCCATTGTGCTAATGACGGCCAGCGTGGGTATTAATGCTGGTGCCACAATTGGCAGTGCGCTCAACACCATCGATCTGTCGCCCAACCATGCGGGCATTCTCATGGGCATTGTCAATACGGGCGCAAATGTTGTGCCTATACTGACGCCGCTCTTGGTTGGCCTCGTGGTTAAAAATGAC caCGATCGCGTTGAGTGGCAAGTGGTCTTCATTATATCCGCTGTTATATTCTTCCTGGGCAATCTGTTCTACATCATATTTGGACGCATGGTCAACCAGCCGTGGAACGCAGCGGACTTTCTGGACAACCAACAGGCCGAGAATTCGCAGGAGGCAGGACAAGCGCGCAGAGCCAGTGCAAAGGCCATTGAAGCGAGACGAAACTCAAGTGATagcttttaa
- the LOC108595418 gene encoding putative inorganic phosphate cotransporter isoform X1 has product MTAEVEAKAPVIGIRHLQALLLFITITSIYIGRLNAGVSVVAMTNAESTNPDFPEHNWTPAQISYILSSFYWGYVITQFLGGYLCKLFGVKSVMFWAIFISGVCSAVTPLCIGWGGWGAYCGIRVLMGFAQGIIFPCIHQHLARWSPPQERNRLGALSHTGIECGNVLSMFVSGMIAKGPMGWPGISYISAIVAFVCCALWFVFASNNATESRFISDAEKKYIEESLQHGQNFHKAVIPIPWRAIWTSVPFMALLVARCSESWGLSTLQAEIPAYMHGVLEMDIGSNALFSALPFLAMWIMSYVYLIFADVLLTRQLLSLTGIRKTMNSLAFWIPAVTLIGIGFLDVDHKTWAIVLMTISVGVNSGATIGSSLNSIDLSPNHASILMGIINTAANAVPIATPLVAGVIVTEKSDRTQWQIVFIISSVIFFVGNCIYLAFGTAVSQPWDAEDFLLEKRIERVEDEEQMSKRRKTSN; this is encoded by the exons ATGACTGCAGAGGTGGAAGCTAAAG ctccTGTTATAGGCATACGTCATCTGcaggcgttgctgctgttcattaCTATAACGTCGATATATATAGGTCGCCTCAATGCAGGCGTTTCCGTTGTAGCCATGACCAATGCGGAATCTACCAATCCCGACTTTCCG GAACACAACTGGACGCCAGCACAGATCTCGTACATACTGTCCAGCTTCTATTGGGGCTACGTGATCACCCAGTTTCTGGGCGGCTATCTGTGCAAGCTGTTCGGGGTGAAGAGCGTCATGTTCTGGGCGATATTCATTTCGGGCGTCTGCAGTGCTGTGACCCCGCTCTGCATTGGCTGGGGCGGTTGGGGCGCCTACTGCGGCATACGTGTGCTAATGGGCTTTGCGCAGGGCATCATCTTTCCCTGCATACATCAGCACTTGGCGCGCTGGTCGCCGCCGCAGGAGCGCAATCGTCTCGGCGCCTTGAGCCACACGGGCATTGAGTGCGGCAATGTGCTGTCCATGTTTGTAAGTGGCATGATAGCAAAGGGTCCAATGGGCTGGCCCGGCATATCCTACATTTCCGCTAttgttgcctttgtttgcTGTGCCTTGTGGTTTGTGTTTGCCTCCAACAATGCCACCGAATCGAGATTCATCAGCGATGCGGAGAAGAAATATATTGAGGAGTCGCTGCAGCATGGCCAGAACTTCCACAAAGCGGTGATACCCATTCCCTGGCGTGCTATATGGACTTCAGTTCCATTCATGGCCTTGCTGGTGGCACGCTGCTCCGAGTCCTGGGGTCTGAGCACGCTGCAGGCTGAGATTCCCGCTTACATGCACGGCGTGCTTGAAATGGATATTGGCTCAAACGCGCTCTTCTCAGCTTTGCCCTTCCTGGCCATGTGGATAATGTCCTACGTCTATCTGATCTTCGCGGATGTGCTGCTGACGCGACAGCTGCTCTCGCTGACGGGCATACGCAAGACCATGAACTCCTTGGCTTTCTGGATTCCAGCAGTCACTCtcattggcattggctttcTGGATGTGGATCATAAAACATGGGCGATTGTGCTCATGACCATAAGTGTGGGCGTTAACAGTGGCGCGACCATTGGCAGCTCGCTTAACTCCATTGATCTGTCGCCCAATCACGCCAGCATCCTTATGGGCATTATCAATACAGCTGCGAATGCAGTGCCCATTGCCACGCCCCTTGTAGCGGGAGTCATTGTTACGGAAAAG AGTGATCGCACTCAATGGCAAATTGTGTTCATCATCTCATCTGTGATCTTTTTTGTGGGCAACTGCATTTACTTAGCCTTTGGCACTGCCGTCTCGCAGCCTTGGGATGCGGAAGATTTTCTGCTAGAGAAGCGCATTGAACGAGTGGAAGACGAAGAGCAAATGAGCAAGCGCCGCAAGACTTCCAACTGA
- the LOC108595418 gene encoding putative inorganic phosphate cotransporter isoform X2 has product MTPVIGIRHLQALLLFITITSIYIGRLNAGVSVVAMTNAESTNPDFPEHNWTPAQISYILSSFYWGYVITQFLGGYLCKLFGVKSVMFWAIFISGVCSAVTPLCIGWGGWGAYCGIRVLMGFAQGIIFPCIHQHLARWSPPQERNRLGALSHTGIECGNVLSMFVSGMIAKGPMGWPGISYISAIVAFVCCALWFVFASNNATESRFISDAEKKYIEESLQHGQNFHKAVIPIPWRAIWTSVPFMALLVARCSESWGLSTLQAEIPAYMHGVLEMDIGSNALFSALPFLAMWIMSYVYLIFADVLLTRQLLSLTGIRKTMNSLAFWIPAVTLIGIGFLDVDHKTWAIVLMTISVGVNSGATIGSSLNSIDLSPNHASILMGIINTAANAVPIATPLVAGVIVTEKSDRTQWQIVFIISSVIFFVGNCIYLAFGTAVSQPWDAEDFLLEKRIERVEDEEQMSKRRKTSN; this is encoded by the exons ATGA ctccTGTTATAGGCATACGTCATCTGcaggcgttgctgctgttcattaCTATAACGTCGATATATATAGGTCGCCTCAATGCAGGCGTTTCCGTTGTAGCCATGACCAATGCGGAATCTACCAATCCCGACTTTCCG GAACACAACTGGACGCCAGCACAGATCTCGTACATACTGTCCAGCTTCTATTGGGGCTACGTGATCACCCAGTTTCTGGGCGGCTATCTGTGCAAGCTGTTCGGGGTGAAGAGCGTCATGTTCTGGGCGATATTCATTTCGGGCGTCTGCAGTGCTGTGACCCCGCTCTGCATTGGCTGGGGCGGTTGGGGCGCCTACTGCGGCATACGTGTGCTAATGGGCTTTGCGCAGGGCATCATCTTTCCCTGCATACATCAGCACTTGGCGCGCTGGTCGCCGCCGCAGGAGCGCAATCGTCTCGGCGCCTTGAGCCACACGGGCATTGAGTGCGGCAATGTGCTGTCCATGTTTGTAAGTGGCATGATAGCAAAGGGTCCAATGGGCTGGCCCGGCATATCCTACATTTCCGCTAttgttgcctttgtttgcTGTGCCTTGTGGTTTGTGTTTGCCTCCAACAATGCCACCGAATCGAGATTCATCAGCGATGCGGAGAAGAAATATATTGAGGAGTCGCTGCAGCATGGCCAGAACTTCCACAAAGCGGTGATACCCATTCCCTGGCGTGCTATATGGACTTCAGTTCCATTCATGGCCTTGCTGGTGGCACGCTGCTCCGAGTCCTGGGGTCTGAGCACGCTGCAGGCTGAGATTCCCGCTTACATGCACGGCGTGCTTGAAATGGATATTGGCTCAAACGCGCTCTTCTCAGCTTTGCCCTTCCTGGCCATGTGGATAATGTCCTACGTCTATCTGATCTTCGCGGATGTGCTGCTGACGCGACAGCTGCTCTCGCTGACGGGCATACGCAAGACCATGAACTCCTTGGCTTTCTGGATTCCAGCAGTCACTCtcattggcattggctttcTGGATGTGGATCATAAAACATGGGCGATTGTGCTCATGACCATAAGTGTGGGCGTTAACAGTGGCGCGACCATTGGCAGCTCGCTTAACTCCATTGATCTGTCGCCCAATCACGCCAGCATCCTTATGGGCATTATCAATACAGCTGCGAATGCAGTGCCCATTGCCACGCCCCTTGTAGCGGGAGTCATTGTTACGGAAAAG AGTGATCGCACTCAATGGCAAATTGTGTTCATCATCTCATCTGTGATCTTTTTTGTGGGCAACTGCATTTACTTAGCCTTTGGCACTGCCGTCTCGCAGCCTTGGGATGCGGAAGATTTTCTGCTAGAGAAGCGCATTGAACGAGTGGAAGACGAAGAGCAAATGAGCAAGCGCCGCAAGACTTCCAACTGA